The following proteins are co-located in the Apium graveolens cultivar Ventura chromosome 5, ASM990537v1, whole genome shotgun sequence genome:
- the LOC141661846 gene encoding putative glycosyltransferase At5g25310 → MRMSFEGASAASACEVISVIVLSTLLIVSVLFSSISSSSFSGVRSENRIPVVALQTKLRDHDHAPAAVISTQFNFTLSSPQNHSVIREEDQVEQGLARARASIRRAASSRNLSTVLGSDIIYRNPRAFYRSYLEMERRLKVYVYEEGELPIVHDGPCKDIYTTEGRFIQEIEQGKRSKFRTRDPNLAHLFFMPFSVTWMVKYLYTPYSYNLTPLRDFVSDYIRVISTKHLFWNKTKGADHFMLSCHDWGPHASRGNPLLYNTSIRVLCNANSSEGFNPQKDVSLPEIHLFDGNIPAKLLTPPPPSPPQYLAFFAGGNHGPIRPILLNHWKNRDPILPVFEYLPKGLDYYSFMLTSKYCLCPSGHEVASPRIVEAIYAECVPVILSKNYVLPFSDVLRWEAFSLEVPVSDIPRLKQILSKVPEEKYMKLKQGLRQVRKHFVLNSPATRFDVFHMVLHSVWLRRINVRVDQDA, encoded by the exons ATGAGGATGAGTTTCGAAGGAGCTTCAGCAGCTTCTGCTTGTGAAGTGATTTCCGTGATTGTACTTTCCACTTTACTCATCGTTTCCGTACTCTTCTCCTCCATTTCGTCGTCGTCGTTCTCTGGTGTTCGATCGGAAAACAGAATTCCGGTTGTGGCGCTTCAGACGAAGTTACGAGATCATGATCATGCTCCGGCAGCTGTAATTTCTACTCAGTTCAATTTTACACTCTCATCTCCTCAAAATCACTCCGTCATT AGAGAAGAAGATCAAGTTGAACAAGGACTGGCTCGAGCTCGGGCTTCGATACGACGCGCTGCTTCGTCTCGTAATCTCTCAACTGTACTCGGCAGTGACATTATCTATCGTAATCCTCGCGCGTTTTATCG GAGTTATCTCGAGATGGAGAGGAGGCTGAAGGTCTACGTATATGAAGAAGGAGAATTGCCAATTGTACATGATGGACCGTGTAAAGATATTTACACAACAGAAGGCAGATTCATACAAGAAATTGAGCAGGGGAAGCGGAGCAAGTTCAGAACAAGAGACCCTAACTTGGCTCACCTTTTCTTCATGCCCTTCAGTGTAACTTGGATGGTGAAATACCTTTACACTCCTTATTCTTATAATCTCACCCCTCTTCGAGACTTTGTTTCTGATTACATCAGAGTAATCTCCACGAAACACCTGTTTTGGAATAAAACTAAGGGAGCTGATCACTTTATGCTCTCCTGTCATGATTGG GGGCCCCATGCCTCAAGAGGCAATCCTCTTCTCTACAACACATCTATCAGAGTCTTATGCAACGCCAACTCCTCTGAAGGCTTCAACCCACAGAAGGATGTCTCCCTCCCGGAAATCCACCTTTTTGATGGCAACATTCCTGCTAAACTCCTCACACCTCCACCACCTTCTCCGCCTCAATACCTAGCCTTCTTCGCTGGAGGCAACCACGGCCCCATCCGCCCCATCCTCCTCAATCACTGGAAAAATCGAGACCCCATCCTCCCCGTCTTTGAGTACCTCCCTAAAGGCCTAGATTACTACTCTTTCATGCTTACCTCCAAGTACTGTTTATGTCCTAGTGGTCATGAAGTGGCCAGTCCAAGAATTGTTGAGGCCATTTACGCTGAATGTGTGCCAGTAATATTGTCGAAAAACTATGTGTTACCATTTAGTGATGTTTTGAGGTGGGAGGCCTTTTCTTTGGAAGTTCCCGTTTCTGATATTCCGAGGCTGAAGCAGATTTTAAGTAAGGTTCCAGAGGAGAAGTACATGAAGTTGAAACAAGGGTTAAGACAGGTGAGGAAACACTTTGTGTTGAACAGTCCAGCTACTAGATTTGACGTGTTTCATATGGTTTTGCACTCCGTCTGGCTCAGGAGGATAAATGTTAGAGTTGATCAAGATGCATAA
- the LOC141661847 gene encoding uncharacterized protein LOC141661847 isoform X2 — protein MSLFIDLVETFDFTTLTRKQYSEKIDALLNRFPRFKKDCRYRTVLPQKLAKSADDYISIRLCTKGRVPIHGIYAKMDLNLVAVCVQGIVFALDSTDFHASFVPDLVFRKVYLGIQHTPLAVTRTVSYTKETMCCAISTLSLGYSPQKKFQWCNAIVLLAGITSQAARFTEMKRHIEHGINVVIFGRGGFYPESALLGIFSRWNKISKAVRRGECPYIFTSYIQNGRSTEPCPRTVSEESSGWMTLSLINDKDRAKREKLKRVKNEWDEKRKRKRIKRKREEKRKRKHDIRILKKDYNMNFLMKMTNNKRLWESIKVSHGFWYGSVDTSQYEVFSAKCLLRPTQIARDDKHLVSALPPLYRLKVVLQVQTSRAFNFPVVKNIWNGRLLAFSREVRLFVQLGCGRVAGANGATCLPLQFITTRTQTQHFRGNARYYEILEFFRTTFQHQGLTAVGMKAKGLLIKI, from the exons ATGTCATTATTTATAGATTTAGTAGAAACATTTGATTTCACTACTTTAACAAGAAAACAATACTCTGAAAAAATAGATGCTTTGCTCAACAGATTCCCAAGGTTCAAGAAAGACTGTAGATATCGTACTGTGTTGCCACAGAAGTTGGCAAAAAGTGCGGATGATTACATCTCCATTAGATTATGTACAAAAGGTAGAGTCCCAATACATGGCATTTACGCTAAGATGGACTTGAATTTAGTTGCTGTTTGTGTTCAAGGGATAGTGTTTGCTCTTGATTCTACTGATTTCCATGCCTCTTTTGTTCCTGATCTTGTGTTTCGCAAAGTTTACTTGGGCATCCAACACACTCCTTTAGCGG TGACACGGACAGTAAGCTACACAAAAGAAACCATGTGTTGTGCGATCAGCACCTTAAGCCTCGGCTACTCGCCACAAAAGAAGTTTCAATGGTGTAATGCAATTGTGCTACTTGCTGGAATAACAAGCCAAGCTGCACGATTTACTGAAATGAAACGACATATAGAACATGGAATAAATGTAGTGATTTTTGGTCGTGGAGGATTTTATCCAGAGAGTGCACTTTTAGGGATTTTCAGTAGATGGAACAAGATTTCCAAGGCTGTTAGAAGGGGGGAATGTCCTTATATATTCACCTCTTACATACAGAATGGCAGGTCTACTGAACCCTGCCCTAGAACAGTAAGTGAGGAATCATCAGGTTGGATGACATTATCACTTATAAATGACAAAGACAGAGCAAAAAGAGAAAAGCTCAAAAGAGTAAAAAATGAATGGGATGaaaagaggaagaggaagagaaTCAAAAGAAAGCGTGAGGAAAAGCGCAAGAGGAAGCACGATATTCGAATCCTGAAGAAAGATTACAATATGAACTTTCTGATGAAAATGACGAACAATAAAAGACTTTGGGAATCGATAAAGGTTTCACATGGTTTTTGGTATGGGTCAGTGGACACTTCGCAATATGAAGTTTTTTCTGCGAAGTGTTTGTTAAGACCCACCCAAATTGCCAGAGATGATAAACATCTTGTATCTGCACTACCTCCTCTTTACCGCCTTAAGGTTGTGTTGCAAGTTCAGACAAGTCGTGCATTTAATTTCCCCGTGGTAAAAAATATTTGGAATGGTCGTCTCTTGGCGTTTTCAAGAG AAGTCAGACTATTTGTGCAACTTGGTTGTGGTAGAGTTGCAGGAGCCAATGGAGCAACATGCCTTCCGCTGCAGTTTATCACAACAAG GACGCAAACTCAACATTTTAGAGGAAATGCGAGATACTATGAAATATTGGAATTTTTCAGGACAACCTTTCAGCACCAGGGTTTAACAG CTGTAGGTATGAAAGCAAAAGGTTTACTAATCAAAATATGA
- the LOC141661847 gene encoding uncharacterized protein LOC141661847 isoform X1, translated as MSLFIDLVETFDFTTLTRKQYSEKIDALLNRFPRFKKDCRYRTVLPQKLAKSADDYISIRLCTKGRVPIHGIYAKMDLNLVAVCVQGIVFALDSTDFHASFVPDLVFRKVYLGIQHTPLAVTRTVSYTKETMCCAISTLSLGYSPQKKFQWCNAIVLLAGITSQAARFTEMKRHIEHGINVVIFGRGGFYPESALLGIFSRWNKISKAVRRGECPYIFTSYIQNGRSTEPCPRTVSEESSGWMTLSLINDKDRAKREKLKRVKNEWDEKRKRKRIKRKREEKRKRKHDIRILKKDYNMNFLMKMTNNKRLWESIKVSHGFWYGSVDTSQYEVFSAKCLLRPTQIARDDKHLVSALPPLYRLKVVLQVQTSRAFNFPVVKNIWNGRLLAFSREVRLFVQLGCGRVAGANGATCLPLQFITTRTQTQHFRGNARYYEILEFFRTTFQHQGLTGFSKGIVPNILTTVSSGSFQTKLKASILAVGMKAKGLLIKI; from the exons ATGTCATTATTTATAGATTTAGTAGAAACATTTGATTTCACTACTTTAACAAGAAAACAATACTCTGAAAAAATAGATGCTTTGCTCAACAGATTCCCAAGGTTCAAGAAAGACTGTAGATATCGTACTGTGTTGCCACAGAAGTTGGCAAAAAGTGCGGATGATTACATCTCCATTAGATTATGTACAAAAGGTAGAGTCCCAATACATGGCATTTACGCTAAGATGGACTTGAATTTAGTTGCTGTTTGTGTTCAAGGGATAGTGTTTGCTCTTGATTCTACTGATTTCCATGCCTCTTTTGTTCCTGATCTTGTGTTTCGCAAAGTTTACTTGGGCATCCAACACACTCCTTTAGCGG TGACACGGACAGTAAGCTACACAAAAGAAACCATGTGTTGTGCGATCAGCACCTTAAGCCTCGGCTACTCGCCACAAAAGAAGTTTCAATGGTGTAATGCAATTGTGCTACTTGCTGGAATAACAAGCCAAGCTGCACGATTTACTGAAATGAAACGACATATAGAACATGGAATAAATGTAGTGATTTTTGGTCGTGGAGGATTTTATCCAGAGAGTGCACTTTTAGGGATTTTCAGTAGATGGAACAAGATTTCCAAGGCTGTTAGAAGGGGGGAATGTCCTTATATATTCACCTCTTACATACAGAATGGCAGGTCTACTGAACCCTGCCCTAGAACAGTAAGTGAGGAATCATCAGGTTGGATGACATTATCACTTATAAATGACAAAGACAGAGCAAAAAGAGAAAAGCTCAAAAGAGTAAAAAATGAATGGGATGaaaagaggaagaggaagagaaTCAAAAGAAAGCGTGAGGAAAAGCGCAAGAGGAAGCACGATATTCGAATCCTGAAGAAAGATTACAATATGAACTTTCTGATGAAAATGACGAACAATAAAAGACTTTGGGAATCGATAAAGGTTTCACATGGTTTTTGGTATGGGTCAGTGGACACTTCGCAATATGAAGTTTTTTCTGCGAAGTGTTTGTTAAGACCCACCCAAATTGCCAGAGATGATAAACATCTTGTATCTGCACTACCTCCTCTTTACCGCCTTAAGGTTGTGTTGCAAGTTCAGACAAGTCGTGCATTTAATTTCCCCGTGGTAAAAAATATTTGGAATGGTCGTCTCTTGGCGTTTTCAAGAG AAGTCAGACTATTTGTGCAACTTGGTTGTGGTAGAGTTGCAGGAGCCAATGGAGCAACATGCCTTCCGCTGCAGTTTATCACAACAAG GACGCAAACTCAACATTTTAGAGGAAATGCGAGATACTATGAAATATTGGAATTTTTCAGGACAACCTTTCAGCACCAGGGTTTAACAGGTTTTAGTAAAGGAATTGTCCCAAATATACTCACAACAGTGTCGTCAGGGAGTTTTCAAACAAAACTGAAAGCATCAATTTTAGCTGTAGGTATGAAAGCAAAAGGTTTACTAATCAAAATATGA